One Pseudonocardia sediminis DNA window includes the following coding sequences:
- a CDS encoding ESX secretion-associated protein EspG: MAEPLTARNEIVPGPSVPGPFTATGTRHVLTDVEFDVLWEELRLGPTPVVLRLPSPGRTAAERRRIAADGLAGLRDRGLAGPDGPDPELVRLLGLLAAPRRQLELRAWFGHPVRASAAERDGDGALAVHRDRTVVLGACGSPAHAVTGALPPRPAGRGRAVTLPTSVLAEVLTGDETADIAGTLTGLGVDPRDAATVAAVLRGPAHRGQVAAVVHDRWGSPHRPVGHLTLLDAPDGRYRLTRATADDGVEWSTLAPVDTRRLHALLGDLLGTAQEAVDAAR, from the coding sequence GTGGCTGAGCCGCTGACTGCTCGGAACGAGATCGTTCCCGGGCCGTCCGTCCCGGGCCCGTTCACCGCGACGGGTACCCGGCACGTCCTGACCGACGTCGAGTTCGACGTGCTGTGGGAGGAGCTGCGCCTGGGCCCCACCCCGGTCGTGCTGCGCCTGCCCTCGCCCGGCCGGACCGCGGCCGAGCGCCGCCGGATCGCCGCGGACGGGCTGGCCGGGCTGCGCGACCGGGGCCTGGCCGGACCGGACGGCCCCGACCCCGAGCTGGTGCGGCTGCTCGGCCTGCTGGCCGCCCCGCGACGTCAGCTGGAGCTGCGGGCCTGGTTCGGTCACCCGGTCCGGGCGAGTGCCGCCGAACGCGACGGCGACGGTGCGCTCGCCGTACACCGCGACCGCACCGTCGTGCTCGGCGCGTGCGGGTCACCGGCGCACGCCGTCACCGGTGCGCTGCCGCCACGCCCGGCCGGGCGTGGACGCGCGGTGACGCTGCCGACGTCCGTCCTCGCCGAGGTCCTCACCGGCGACGAGACAGCCGACATCGCCGGGACGCTGACCGGGCTCGGTGTCGATCCGCGCGACGCCGCGACGGTGGCCGCCGTGCTGCGAGGGCCGGCCCACCGCGGTCAGGTCGCCGCCGTCGTGCACGACCGGTGGGGCAGCCCGCACCGGCCGGTCGGGCACCTCACGCTGCTCGACGCCCCGGACGGCCGCTACCGGCTCACCCGCGCCACCGCCGACGACGGTGTCGAGTGGTCCACGCTGGCCCCGGTCGACACCCGTCGCCTGCACGCACTGCTCGGCGACCTCCTCGGCACCGCGCAGGAGGCCGTCGACGCCGCGCGGTGA